The Chanos chanos chromosome 6, fChaCha1.1, whole genome shotgun sequence genome includes a region encoding these proteins:
- the folr gene encoding folate receptor translates to MDRGITSGRGALFGLTLLTALMCSAVSLDMLNMCMDAKHHKTEPGPEGALYKQCAPWKDNACCNANTTEAAHEDNSYLYNFNWNHCGVMSEKCKQHFIQDACFYECSPHLGPWIQAVDQSWRKERILNVPLCKEDCETWYEDCKNDFTCKEDWHKGWDWSTGNNRCPANSECRKWTDVFPTAKSMCEKIWSQSYQYTTYTRSSGLCMQMWFTGSNPNKKVAEYYLLNHAPRLAAMATAFSMLLAAPLSMALL, encoded by the exons ATGGACCGCGGAATCACTTCTGGAAGAGG agccCTGTTTGGGTTGACCTTGCTAACTGCACTGATGTGCTCAGCTGTATCTCTGGATATGCTGAATATGTGTATGGATGCCAAACATCACAAGACGGAGCCAGGCCCAGAGGGTGCGCTTTATAagcag tgtgcaCCCTGGAAGGACAACGCGTGTTGTAACGCGAACACAACAGAGGCAGCTCATGAAGATAACTCATATCTCTACAACTTTAACTGGAACCACTGTGGGGTCATGAGCGAGAAATGTAAACAGCATTTCATCCAGGACGCCTGCTTCTACGAATGTTCCCCACACCTGGGTCCCTGGATTCAGGCT gTGGACCAGTCTTGGCGTAAGGAGCGTATTTTGAACGTGCCGCTTTGTAAGGAGGACTGTGAGACATGGTATGAGGACTGCAAGAATGACTTCACCTGCAAAGAGGACTGGCATAAGGGTTGGGATTGgagcacag GGAACAACCGGTGTCCGGCGAACAGTGAGTGTCGCAAGTGGACGGACGTGTTCCCGACAGCCAAGAGCATGTGTGAGAAGATCTGGTCCCAGTCCTATCAGTATACCACCTACACCAGGTCCAGCGGCCTCTGTATGCAAATGTGGTTTACCGGTTCCAACCCCAATAAGAAGGTGGCGGAATACTACCTGCTGAACCACGCCCCTCGGCTCGCTGCCATGGCGACGGCCTTCTCCATGCTCCTTGCTGCTCCTCTCTCCATGGCTctgttgtga